The Sylvia atricapilla isolate bSylAtr1 chromosome 3, bSylAtr1.pri, whole genome shotgun sequence genome has a window encoding:
- the TBCC gene encoding tubulin-specific chaperone C — protein sequence MAAPGEAAAVAAPSQTEVPAGSAASAVVLPERLQRREAERQQGVERQRQKKEAQVVKEEQSEFFLATFAREREAVEALLAAGTLEEAAARLQALQKLLTGSVRFLAPYEVRQGQETVARLQGDLAARRQQLQPKKKFAFRALKKEAAPGSAPRPAEPASPAPAAPGLGLAEGESGGPPLCGFSGAQDEELELGPAELLQQDVLLSELRGCRVRLRGNPNTLRVRDCRGCTVLCGPVSTSVLVDGCSDCLLALACQQLRTHRTRDCRVYVQVTSRAVIEACSAVSFAPYSWSYPGIERDFESSGLDRNSNNWNLVDDFDWLATDKPSPNWSLIPEQERITCWD from the coding sequence ATGGCGGCGCCGGGAGAGGCGGCGGCCGTGGCGGCTCCCTCGCAGACCGAGGTGCCCGCGGGTTCGGCCGCCTCCGCCGTGGTGCTGCCGGAGCGGCTGCAGCGGAGGGAAGCGGAGCGGCAGCAGGGCGTGGAGCGGCAGCGCCAGAAGAAGGAGGCGCAGGTAgtgaaggaggagcagagcGAGTTCTTCCTGGCCACCTTCGCCCGGGAGCGGGAGGCCGTGGAGGCGCTGCTGGCGGCGGGGACGCTGGAAGAGGCGGCCGCCCGCCTGCAGGcgctgcagaagctgctgacGGGCAGCGTGCGCTTCCTGGCGCCCTACGAGGTGCGCCAGGGGCAGGAGACCGTGGCGCGGCTGCAGGGGGACCTGGCGGCGCGgcggcagcagctgcagcccaagAAGAAATTCGCTTTCCGCGCCCTGAAGAAAGAAGCGGCTCCGGGCagcgccccgcgccccgccgaGCCCGCCTCGCCGgcccccgccgcgcccggcCTCGGCCTCGCCGAGGGCGAATCGGGCGGGCCGCCGCTGTGCGGGTTCAGCGGCGCCCAGGACGAGGAGCTGGAGCTCGGCCCCgcggagctgctgcagcaggacgTGCTGCTGTCGGAGCTGCGCGGCTGCCGGGTGCGGCTCCGCGGGAACCCCAACACGCTGCGGGTGCGCGACTGCCGCGGCTGCACCGTGCTCTGCGGGCCCGTGTCCACCTCCGTGCTGGTGGACGGCTGCAGCGATTGTCTGCTGGCGCTGGCCTGCCAGCAGCTCCGCACCCACCGCACCCGCGACTGCCGCGTCTACGTGCAGGTCACCAGCCGGGCCGTAATCGAGGCCTGCTCTGCGGTCTCCTTCGCCCCCTACTCCTGGAGCTACCCTGGTATCGAGCGAGATTTCGAGTCGTCTGGGCTGGACAGAAACAGTAACAACTGGAATCTGGTGGATGACTTTGACTGGCTGGCGACTGACAAGCCTTCACCCAACTGGAGCCTGATCCCCGAGCAGGAAAGAATCACTTGCTGGGACTGA